A window of Myxococcales bacterium contains these coding sequences:
- a CDS encoding MerR family transcriptional regulator — translation MQVRLPLLKPPAELVPQGSEAGPLLQVGDLARECGKTVRAIHLYEELGLLVPQARSKGRYRLYASSAVVRIRWIGKLQDMGFSLTDIQSLVRDWDDQRSAARTMAKMRELYAKKLAETQAHIARLRELEREIVSSIDYLDTCDVCDPERLVASCTSCEHHAHGTAVPELVSGYSVAAVPQAFASTPDLSARDLSVRDLDATQEASPTPRAPKGARLDP, via the coding sequence ATGCAGGTCCGCCTCCCCCTCCTCAAGCCTCCCGCCGAGCTCGTCCCCCAAGGGAGCGAGGCCGGCCCGCTTCTGCAAGTTGGCGATTTGGCTAGGGAATGTGGCAAGACGGTCCGCGCGATCCACCTCTACGAAGAGCTCGGGTTGCTCGTCCCGCAGGCCAGGTCCAAGGGGCGGTACCGCCTCTACGCGAGCTCGGCGGTCGTTCGGATCCGGTGGATCGGCAAGCTCCAAGACATGGGCTTCAGCCTGACCGACATTCAGAGCCTCGTCCGCGACTGGGACGACCAGCGGTCGGCCGCGCGCACCATGGCGAAGATGCGCGAGCTCTACGCGAAGAAGCTCGCCGAGACGCAGGCCCACATCGCGCGGCTCAGGGAGCTGGAACGCGAGATCGTGAGCAGCATCGATTACCTCGACACGTGCGACGTGTGCGATCCCGAGCGGCTCGTCGCGTCGTGCACCTCGTGCGAGCACCACGCCCACGGCACGGCCGTCCCCGAGCTCGTCTCGGGCTACTCCGTCGCCGCGGTCCCCCAAGCCTTCGCCTCCACGCCCGACCTGTCGGCCCGTGACCTTTCCGTCCGCGACCTCGACGCGACTCAAGAAGCGTCCCCCACCCCGCGTGCGCCGAAGGGCGCGCGGCTCGACCCCTGA